A section of the Parasteatoda tepidariorum isolate YZ-2023 chromosome 6, CAS_Ptep_4.0, whole genome shotgun sequence genome encodes:
- the LOC107445183 gene encoding uncharacterized protein, with amino-acid sequence MFSYILPILTADNTREGAVQTNDRLRLVAGKVSVSYNTVKGALTGLHEKYESSKVERNVFRRYALLKGIVKEVIQLDAQYWLLLDVPKQDKQEQVNVYVLRACAVLEKASDTRPQGESSKSQAAQQAEEEAREKERKAKLEVATVQQIEEENTLLINDLYRLLKKYANLRQVVHTLHLSYRAARMYPIFPRYNMLKDMIKSVMRDPSYMEVCHEES; translated from the exons ACAATACGAGGGAGGGGGCCGTCCAAACAAACGACAGGCTGCGACTAGTAGCTGGTAAAGTGAGCGTGTCTTATAACACTGTGAAGGGTGCTCTGACTGGACTGCACGAGAAGTACGAATCTTCGAAGGTGGAGAGAAACGTGTTCAGGCGGTATGCACTTCTCAAAGGAATCGTCAAGGAAGTCATCCAACTAGACGCCCAATACTGGCTCCTGCTAGACGTCCCCAAACAAGACAAGCAAGAACAG GTAAATGTGTATGTTCTGAGAGCATGCGCAGTGTTGGAGAAAGCATCTGATACTCGACCTCAGGGTGAAAGTTCGAAGAGCCAAGCTGCCCAACAAGCGGAAGAGGAAGCGAGGGAGAAGGAGAGGAAAGCTAAACTAGAAG TTGCCACGGTGCAACAGATAGAGGAAGAAAACACTCTGCTCATTAACGATCTTTACCGACTTTTAAAGAAGTATGCCAACTTAAGGCAAGTGGTTCATACACTTCACCTATCGTACCGTGCAGCGCGCATGTACCCAATCTTCCCTCGGTACAACATGTTGAAAGACATGATCAAGAGTGTCATGCGAGATCCCAGCTATATGGAAGTGTGTCACGAAGAGAGCTAA